From a single Arachis hypogaea cultivar Tifrunner chromosome 3, arahy.Tifrunner.gnm2.J5K5, whole genome shotgun sequence genomic region:
- the LOC112790734 gene encoding importin subunit beta-1: MAMEVTQILLNAQAVDGALRKQAEENLKQFQEQNLPSFLYSLAGELANDEKPAESRKLAGLILKNALDAKEQHRKIELVQRWLSLDPTLKAQIKALLLRTLSSPSVDARSTVSQVIAKVAGIELPHKQWPELIGSLLSNVHQLPAPTRQATLETLGYICEEVSPDVVDQDHVNKILTAVVQGMNSTEENNDVRLAAVRALYNALGFAQANFSNDMERDYIMRIVCETTLSPDVKIRRAAFECLVAISSTYYEKLAPYIQDIFNITAKAVKEDEEQVALQAIEFWSSICDEEIDILEEYGGDFSADSDIPCFYFIKQALSFLVPMLLETLLKQDEDQDQDEGAWNIAMAGGTCLGLVARTVGDDIVPLVMPFIQENISKPDWRQREAATYAFGSILEGPSPEKLEPLVTMALNFMLTALMKDPSNHVKDTTAWTLGRMFEFLHGTALDTPIITPANCQQIVTVLIQSMKDVPNVAEKACGALYFLAQGYEDAGSASSPLTPYFQDIVQALLTVTHREDAVESRLRTAAYEALNEVVRCSNDETAPMVVQLAPLIMLELHNTLENQKVSSDERQNELQGLLCGCLQVIIQKLGSSEPTKYHFMQYADQIMALFLKVFASRSATAHEEAMLAIGALAYATGPDFAKYMTEFYKYLEMGLQNFEDYQVCAITVGVVGDVCRALEEKILPYCDGIMTQLLKDLSSNQLHRSVKPPIFSCFGDIALAIGENFEKYLLYAMPMLQSAAELSAHTSGADDDMTEYTNSLRNGILEAYSGIFQGFKGSPKTQLLMPYAPHVLQFLDSLYMEKDMDDVVTKTAIGVLGDLADTLGSSAGPLIQQSVSSKDFLKECLSSDDHLIKESAEWAKLAISRAISF; the protein is encoded by the exons ATGGCCATGGAGGTTACTCAAATTCTTTTAAATGCGCAAGCAGTTGATGGAGCGCTTAGGAAACAAGCAGAAGAGAATTTGAAACAATTTCAGGAGCAGAATCTTCCAAGCTTCTTGTATTCTCTCGCTGGGGAATTGGCAAATGATGAGAAGCCTGCTGAGAGTCGGAAGCTAGCTGGTCTAATTCTCAAGAATGCTCTTGATGCAAAGGAACAACACAGAAAGATAGAATTGGTTCAAAGATGGCTGTCATTGGACCCAACTTTGAAAGCCCAAATTAAAGCGTTGTTGTTGAGGACCCTTTCATCTCCATCTGTAGATGCTCGTTCAACTGTATCACAAGTTATTGCAAAGGTCGCTGGTATAGAGTTGCCTCACAAGCAGTGGCCTGAATTGATAGGATCCCTCTTATCAAATGTTCATCAGCTACCTGCTCCTACGAGGCAGGCAACTCTTGAGACTCTTGGGTACATTTGTGAAGAAGTCTCACCAGATGTGGTAGACCAGGATCATGTAAATAAGATACTCACTGCGGTTGTTCAGGGAATGAATTCTACAGAAGAAAACAATGATGTTAGGCTTGCTGCTGTAAGAGCATTGTACAACGCCCTTGGTTTTGCTCAGGCAAACTTTTCTAATGATATGGAACGTGATTACATCATGAGAATAGTTTGTGAGACAACTCTCTCTCCTGATGTGAAGATTCGACGAGCAGCTTTTGAGTGTTTGGTAGCTATTTCTTCAACGTACTATGAAAAATTGGCTCCATATATCCAAGATATATTCAACATCACTGCCAAGGCTGTGAAGGAGGATGAGGAGCAAGTTGCACTTCAGGCTATTGAGTTTTGGAGCTCAATATGTGATGAAGAGATTGATATATTAGAAGAATATGGAGGTGATTTTAGTGCAGATTCAGATATTCCTTGCTTTTACTTTATTAAGCAGGCTCTTTCATTTCTTGTTCCTATGTTATTGGAAACACTGCTGAAGCAAGACGAGGATCAAGATCAAGATGAAGGGGCTTGGAACATTGCTATGGCTGGAGGCACATGCTTAGGATTGGTTGCACGAACAGTTGGTGATGACATTGTGCCTCTGGTTATGCCATTTATTCAAGAGAATATATCTAAACCAGATTGGAGGCAGAGAGAAGCAGCCACTTATGCCTTCGGCTCCATTCTTGAAGGTCCATCCCCTGAAAAGCTTGAGCCACTTGTGACCATGGCTTTGAACTTCATGCTTACTGCACTGATGAAAGACCCAAGTAATCATGTGAAGGACACTACTGCATGGACTCTTGGACGTATGTTTGAGTTCTTGCACGGGACAGCTTTGGAtacaccaatcatcacacccgcAAACTGCCAACAGATTGTTACTGTGCTGATCCAAAGCATGAAAGATGTACCTAACGTTGCTGAGAAGGCGTGTGGTGCTCTCTATTTTCTTGCCCAAGGTTATGAGGATGCTGGATCTGCATCCTCTCCATTGACCCCATACTTTCAAGATATCGTTCAAGCTCTCCTCACTGTAACTCACAGAGAGGATGCTGTAGAATCACGCCTTAGAACAGCAGCATATGAAGCCTTAAATGAAGTAGTGAGGTGTTCTAATGATGAAACAGCTCCAATGGTGGTACAGCTTGCGCCTCTCATTATGTTGGAGCTCCACAACACTCTCGAGAATCAGAAGGTCTCATCCGATGAGAGGCAAAATGAGTTACAAGGCCTTCTGTGTGGTTGCTTGCAGGTCATCATTCAGAAGTTGGGTTCATCTGAACCAACGAAGTATCATTTCATGCAGTATGCTGACCAAATTATGGCTTTGTTTCTAAAAGTGTTTGCTTCACGTAGTGCGACAGCTCATGAGGAGGCTATGCTTGCAATTGGAGCTTTAGCCTATGCAACTGGTCCTGATTTTGCTAAATATATGACAGAATTTTACAAGTACTTGGAGATGGGTCTCCAAAATTTTGAAGACTACCAGGTTTGTGCCATCACAGTGGGTGTGGTTGGTGATGTATGCAGGGCATTGGAGGAAAAAATACTCCCCTATTGTGATGGGATAATGACCCAACTTCTTAAAGATTTGTCCAGTAATCAGCTGCATAGGTCTGTGAAGCCTcctattttttcttgttttggtGACATTGCCTTGGCAATTGGAGAGAACTTTGAAAAGTACTTGTTATATGCTATGCCCATGCTTCAGAGTGCTGCCGAGCTATCGGCTCATACGTCTGGAGCTGATGATGATATGACAGAGTACACTAATTCCTTGAGAAATGGAATCCTTGAGGCTTACTCAGGTATCTTCCAAGGGTTTAAGGGCTCCCCAAAGACCCAGCTTCTGATGCCTTATGCTCCTCATGTACTGCAATTCTTGGACAGTTTGTATATGGAGAAAGACAT GGATGATGTTGTGACTAAGACAGCAATTGGCGTGCTTGGAGACCTAGCTGATACATTGGGCAGTAGTGCTGGTCCGTTGATCCAGCAATCTGTGTCCAGCAAAGACTTCCTCAAAGAGTGTTTATCATCTGATGATCATTTGATCAAGGAATCTGCAGAATGGGCCAAGTTGGCAATCAGTCGAGCAATTTCATTTTGA